In Paenibacillus sp. FSL R7-0345, a single window of DNA contains:
- a CDS encoding cytidine deaminase, producing MSAKISIEDETLVAAAQEIIKKRYEWERHHVGAALRTKTGEIFTAVHLEASLSRVTLCAEAMVIGKAISEGYKDFDTIVAVRHPDPDSEDREIKVVSPCGMCRELIADYGKDCRVIVPGEENLEKADILNLLPMRYSRQ from the coding sequence ATGAGCGCTAAAATTTCAATTGAAGATGAAACACTTGTTGCCGCTGCCCAGGAGATAATCAAAAAGCGGTATGAGTGGGAAAGACACCATGTCGGTGCGGCGCTGCGCACGAAGACGGGAGAGATTTTTACGGCGGTGCACCTGGAAGCAAGTCTTTCGCGGGTGACCCTTTGTGCAGAGGCCATGGTTATCGGCAAAGCCATTTCAGAAGGCTATAAGGATTTTGATACCATTGTTGCCGTAAGGCACCCAGACCCGGACAGTGAAGACAGAGAGATCAAAGTAGTGTCGCCCTGCGGAATGTGCCGTGAGCTGATCGCCGATTATGGAAAAGACTGCAGGGTGATCGTTCCCGGGGAAGAGAATCTGGAGAAAGCGGATATTCTGAATCTGCTGCCAATGCGATACTCCCGCCAGTAA
- a CDS encoding NucA/NucB deoxyribonuclease domain-containing protein gives MKKQKIIPSLIIVVLLALAAYLFEENGPSVTTPSTGDAEVVQLVFPSDRYPETAEHIQDAIRNGESAVCTISREDAEENRKESLKGVPTKKGYDRDEWPMAMCAEGGAGADIEYITPSDNRGAGSWVGNQLEGYADGTRVEFMFK, from the coding sequence GTGAAAAAACAGAAAATCATCCCCAGTCTTATTATCGTTGTTCTGCTGGCCTTGGCAGCCTACTTGTTTGAAGAGAACGGCCCGTCCGTAACAACGCCGTCCACCGGAGATGCCGAGGTAGTGCAGCTGGTCTTCCCCTCAGACCGTTATCCTGAAACAGCGGAGCACATCCAGGACGCGATCCGGAACGGCGAGTCAGCGGTCTGTACGATCAGCCGTGAGGATGCGGAGGAGAACCGCAAGGAATCGCTCAAAGGGGTGCCCACCAAAAAAGGCTATGACCGCGATGAGTGGCCGATGGCTATGTGTGCTGAAGGCGGTGCCGGAGCTGATATTGAATACATAACCCCAAGCGACAACCGCGGTGCAGGCAGCTGGGTAGGCAACCAGCTTGAAGGCTATGCCGACGGAACACGGGTAGAGTTTATGTTCAAATAA
- a CDS encoding YjfB family protein, which translates to MDIAALSTVMSQASLKQAAGLQVMSIAKDTAVMQAQNMALMLQQSPHPNLGKTLDIQV; encoded by the coding sequence ATGGACATTGCCGCCTTATCCACTGTCATGAGCCAGGCGTCCCTGAAGCAGGCTGCCGGACTCCAGGTCATGAGCATTGCCAAAGATACAGCTGTAATGCAGGCCCAGAATATGGCCCTGATGCTCCAGCAGAGCCCGCATCCGAATCTTGGAAAAACACTTGATATTCAGGTTTAA
- a CDS encoding ImmA/IrrE family metallo-endopeptidase → MQSYYQMTALESWTEDLYQRLQVRKPADISISYIAERLNIWVHYLDVRSKSVEASAGMYTMFLDNRLPPELQRLEFLHELCHLLRHAGNRILMPGHFTQAQQDESERFILYAAMPYSMISARPLPELREDAVYHLATTFQVPEELALQRIDQIQRRVFQGQLMAVMERSEERKFIQRHIR, encoded by the coding sequence ATGCAATCTTACTACCAAATGACTGCCCTTGAGAGCTGGACCGAAGATCTGTACCAGCGTCTGCAGGTAAGAAAACCAGCCGATATTTCCATTTCCTACATAGCTGAACGCCTGAACATCTGGGTTCACTACCTGGATGTGCGCAGCAAGAGCGTTGAAGCCTCTGCCGGCATGTACACCATGTTCCTGGACAACCGCCTTCCGCCGGAGCTGCAGCGCCTGGAATTCCTTCATGAGCTCTGCCATCTGCTCCGCCATGCCGGCAACCGTATTCTGATGCCCGGACATTTCACACAGGCGCAGCAGGATGAATCCGAGCGCTTCATTCTCTACGCTGCTATGCCCTATTCCATGATCTCTGCCAGACCTTTGCCGGAACTGCGCGAGGATGCCGTCTATCATCTGGCCACTACCTTTCAGGTGCCCGAAGAGCTGGCTTTGCAGCGGATTGACCAGATTCAGCGCCGGGTATTCCAGGGTCAGCTGATGGCTGTGATGGAACGGAGCGAGGAGAGAAAATTCATCCAGCGACATATTCGTTAA
- a CDS encoding 2-phosphosulfolactate phosphatase: protein MFFDQSPYDLKLDWGQRGARAAAERGDIVIFVDVLSFSSTVVTAVQHKANIYTHAPPVNDQVKAYAKELGADIIRGRAEAVRAGGHSMSPLTFSSADYDRNFILCTLNGAACTRIAAQAPALLIGSLLNVSAVADTANKMKLELGRAVTVVPCGEKWPDAIGAENNLRPGIEDYLGAGLILSRLSGSRSPEAQICIGALQSSGQRIGELIWESSSGRELRERGFEADVTYCCQMDISYAVPVLKDNRFVNGLRLAQKR from the coding sequence GTGTTTTTTGACCAGTCGCCCTATGACCTTAAACTGGACTGGGGCCAAAGAGGGGCGAGAGCTGCAGCAGAACGCGGAGACATCGTCATATTCGTCGATGTACTGAGCTTCTCGTCCACCGTGGTAACAGCGGTTCAGCATAAGGCCAACATCTATACCCATGCGCCGCCGGTCAATGATCAGGTGAAGGCGTATGCCAAGGAGCTTGGAGCGGACATTATCCGCGGACGGGCCGAGGCGGTAAGGGCAGGGGGCCATTCCATGTCTCCACTGACCTTCAGTTCCGCTGATTACGACCGTAACTTTATTCTGTGCACATTGAACGGTGCAGCCTGCACAAGGATTGCCGCACAAGCGCCTGCACTGCTGATCGGCAGTCTGCTGAATGTCTCAGCTGTTGCCGATACTGCAAACAAGATGAAGCTTGAGCTTGGGAGGGCTGTCACAGTAGTCCCCTGCGGTGAGAAGTGGCCGGATGCCATCGGGGCTGAGAATAACCTGCGCCCCGGCATTGAAGATTACCTGGGGGCCGGCCTGATTCTTTCCAGGCTGTCCGGGAGCAGGTCACCGGAAGCCCAGATCTGCATTGGCGCGCTGCAATCCTCCGGGCAACGGATCGGGGAGCTGATCTGGGAGTCGTCCAGCGGCCGTGAACTGCGTGAACGGGGGTTCGAGGCGGACGTGACCTACTGCTGCCAGATGGATATCAGCTATGCCGTGCCGGTGCTGAAGGATAACCGGTTTGTTAATGGACTACGCCTGGCACAGAAAAGATAA
- a CDS encoding YitT family protein: protein MEKRSFELFMLLIGAFMFALAVNVFIIPNDFGEGGVTGVSIILFYLLKWSPALVGFTLNGILLIIGYRLLDKKTILYTIIAVAFNSLFLYLTENWRIDSSEPVINAIFAGLLAGGGIGLIIRVGGTTAGTTILARLANKYWDWNISYALLFFDLIVAGLSVFVIGIEKVMFTFVILFIGTKAMEFIIEGVNPKKAVTIISAEHERIAAKVTELMDRGVTVLRGYGYYTGEDKNVLYIAISKQEVSMLKKIVRAEDKNAFVTIHDVRDVFGEGFIDISK, encoded by the coding sequence ATGGAAAAAAGAAGTTTTGAGCTGTTTATGCTGCTTATTGGAGCGTTTATGTTTGCGCTGGCGGTCAATGTATTTATTATCCCTAATGATTTCGGGGAGGGCGGAGTGACCGGGGTATCGATCATTCTCTTCTATCTGCTGAAATGGTCACCGGCACTGGTCGGCTTCACGCTGAACGGGATCTTGCTGATTATCGGCTACAGGCTGCTGGATAAGAAAACGATTCTGTATACTATCATCGCAGTCGCCTTCAATTCCCTGTTCCTGTATCTGACCGAGAACTGGCGGATTGATTCCAGTGAGCCGGTCATTAACGCGATCTTTGCCGGTCTGCTGGCCGGAGGCGGCATTGGACTCATTATCCGGGTTGGCGGTACAACCGCAGGGACGACGATTCTGGCCCGGCTGGCCAATAAATACTGGGACTGGAATATCAGCTATGCGCTGCTGTTTTTTGATCTGATTGTTGCCGGATTGTCCGTGTTTGTGATCGGGATCGAGAAGGTGATGTTCACCTTCGTCATTCTCTTCATCGGCACCAAGGCGATGGAGTTCATTATTGAGGGTGTGAATCCGAAAAAAGCAGTGACCATCATCTCGGCAGAACATGAGCGCATTGCTGCAAAGGTTACCGAGCTTATGGACCGCGGAGTTACGGTGCTGCGCGGCTACGGCTATTATACGGGTGAGGACAAAAATGTGCTCTACATCGCTATCAGCAAACAGGAAGTATCCATGCTCAAAAAAATCGTGCGGGCCGAAGATAAAAATGCTTTTGTTACTATTCATGATGTACGCGATGTGTTTGGGGAGGGCTTCATTGATATTTCCAAATAA
- a CDS encoding DedA family protein: MPWIIEMITQYGYLAVFLLMALGIIGIPVPDELLMLFVGYLCSLMVLNFSVSVLVCFMGSITGTLISYTIGRRVGQPVVEKFGKWVGLTPRRFASVKRWFLKFGYWTVFIAYFIPGLRHVCSYISGISAMSFRKYLLITTAGALIWSILFVSIGYFVGARFSFV; encoded by the coding sequence ATGCCCTGGATCATCGAGATGATTACCCAATACGGATATTTGGCGGTCTTTCTGCTCATGGCGCTGGGGATTATCGGTATTCCTGTGCCGGACGAGCTGCTGATGCTGTTTGTAGGCTATCTGTGCTCGCTTATGGTGCTCAATTTTTCTGTTTCCGTACTGGTATGCTTCATGGGCTCCATCACAGGCACGCTGATCAGCTATACCATCGGGCGGAGAGTGGGGCAGCCGGTGGTAGAGAAATTCGGCAAATGGGTAGGACTGACCCCCAGACGTTTTGCCAGTGTAAAAAGATGGTTTCTGAAGTTCGGCTACTGGACCGTATTTATTGCCTATTTTATTCCGGGGCTAAGACATGTCTGCAGCTATATTTCCGGCATCAGCGCCATGTCCTTCCGCAAATATCTGCTTATCACTACGGCAGGCGCTTTGATCTGGTCCATTTTATTCGTGTCTATCGGCTACTTTGTCGGGGCCAGGTTTTCTTTTGTATAG
- the pssA gene encoding CDP-diacylglycerol--serine O-phosphatidyltransferase, with product MKWNWLPSMCTLGNLGLGSLSLMYTIEERYELALLMILLAALCDVLDGLLARMLNCTSEFGKQLDSLADIISFGLAPTFLILLYKLENVHLLGPAAAVGFLICGALRLARFNLSAPSTGFTGMPITAAGVILSMLSLIAEYMKPGWVIMMMGLLSVMMISHIPFPSLKKYVNRK from the coding sequence TTGAAATGGAATTGGCTGCCTTCAATGTGCACGCTGGGTAATTTGGGACTGGGATCACTGTCCCTGATGTACACGATAGAGGAACGATACGAGCTGGCATTATTAATGATTCTGCTCGCTGCATTATGCGATGTACTCGACGGATTGCTGGCAAGAATGCTGAATTGTACCAGCGAATTCGGGAAACAATTGGATTCGCTTGCCGATATTATCTCTTTCGGATTAGCACCGACCTTTCTCATTTTGTTATATAAGCTGGAGAACGTACACTTACTGGGGCCGGCTGCTGCGGTTGGTTTTTTGATCTGCGGTGCCCTGCGTCTGGCCAGATTTAATCTATCAGCCCCTTCCACTGGCTTCACCGGTATGCCGATAACAGCGGCCGGGGTGATTCTGTCGATGCTCTCTTTAATCGCTGAATATATGAAACCGGGATGGGTCATCATGATGATGGGGCTGTTATCCGTCATGATGATTAGTCATATTCCGTTTCCGTCACTCAAAAAATACGTTAACAGGAAGTGA
- a CDS encoding HAMP domain-containing sensor histidine kinase, with protein MRRRGITFKLFVMTVIFFLCFYGMVILSQLLFFDGFYQQQKEGRVEKHLKNFGASYTSEQWTGTRLSQELARFMLRNKTQMAIVKLDGKMNSDDPYHMKLRTEDGTSVVVSLSMFMNEYGDALRAADIQEDDQLTLEGEVFAEDSSSPDLIYPVSITTGGGTIGLHEPEMTKLSGTVTEIVLPDFKIWNPRQGILFEALEDWFPLTAGQIEQLKRMEMQKQEWTAPWSGIRNSVIILPVQRAGGEIELLFTVTSLQDVKDSNEALRWFFLYLGLGGFALILILSLFFSKMVARPLIKLNNIAKRMVSLDFTGDNSIRQKDELGSLSNSMFTLSVSLDSALRELREANRQLVEDMERKQRMEDMQQDFFANASHELKTPLSIIKGFAEGLEDGVSAGKQDHYIKVIIEEADKMEFLVKDMLDLARLESGTIKLRKSSFMLSELTEKVADKLVHLLEDKRLKVVIIPANEPPVYADSSWIEQVVLNFMTNAIRHADEGSTITVNIESQGQTNRFSIQNQGEPIPEDQLEQIWERFYRAEPSRSRLTGGTGLGLSIAKRILDMHGCRYAVENIENGVCFSMYFEG; from the coding sequence ATGAGACGGCGGGGGATTACGTTTAAGCTGTTTGTGATGACGGTGATCTTTTTCCTCTGCTTCTACGGGATGGTTATTCTGAGCCAGCTGCTGTTCTTTGACGGCTTCTACCAGCAGCAGAAGGAAGGCCGGGTCGAAAAGCATCTCAAAAACTTTGGTGCAAGCTATACCAGTGAGCAATGGACCGGCACCCGGCTGTCTCAGGAGCTTGCCCGTTTCATGCTGCGCAACAAGACACAGATGGCCATTGTAAAGCTGGACGGCAAAATGAACTCGGATGACCCGTATCATATGAAGCTGCGGACGGAGGACGGCACGAGTGTAGTCGTGTCTCTGTCGATGTTCATGAATGAGTACGGGGACGCCCTGAGGGCAGCAGATATTCAAGAGGATGATCAGCTGACGCTGGAAGGTGAGGTTTTTGCAGAAGACAGCAGTTCTCCCGACCTGATCTACCCTGTAAGCATTACTACCGGCGGCGGAACAATAGGGCTGCATGAGCCTGAAATGACGAAGCTGTCTGGTACGGTCACTGAGATCGTACTGCCGGATTTCAAAATATGGAACCCGCGGCAGGGCATCCTGTTCGAGGCGCTGGAAGACTGGTTCCCGCTGACTGCCGGGCAGATTGAACAGCTGAAGCGTATGGAAATGCAGAAGCAGGAGTGGACAGCTCCCTGGAGCGGTATCCGTAATTCAGTCATCATTCTTCCTGTTCAGCGGGCCGGCGGGGAGATCGAACTGCTGTTCACAGTTACTTCGCTGCAGGATGTCAAGGATTCGAATGAAGCGCTGCGCTGGTTCTTTTTATATCTAGGTTTGGGCGGATTCGCGCTGATTCTGATCCTCTCGCTGTTCTTCTCCAAGATGGTTGCCCGGCCGCTGATCAAGCTGAATAATATTGCCAAACGGATGGTTTCGCTGGATTTTACAGGAGATAACTCGATCCGCCAAAAGGATGAGCTGGGCAGTCTCTCGAACAGCATGTTCACCTTGTCGGTAAGTCTGGATTCGGCGCTGCGCGAGCTGCGGGAGGCCAACCGGCAGCTGGTTGAGGATATGGAGCGCAAGCAGCGGATGGAGGATATGCAGCAGGACTTTTTCGCCAATGCTTCGCATGAGCTGAAGACTCCGCTCAGTATTATCAAAGGCTTTGCCGAGGGGCTGGAGGACGGTGTGAGCGCCGGCAAGCAGGATCACTATATCAAGGTAATTATTGAGGAAGCCGACAAGATGGAGTTTCTGGTAAAGGATATGCTGGATCTGGCCAGGCTGGAGTCAGGCACCATCAAGCTGCGCAAGAGCTCTTTTATGCTGAGCGAGCTGACCGAGAAGGTGGCAGACAAGCTGGTTCATCTGCTGGAGGATAAAAGGCTGAAGGTTGTAATTATTCCGGCGAATGAGCCGCCGGTCTATGCCGACAGCAGCTGGATCGAGCAGGTCGTGCTGAATTTCATGACTAACGCTATCCGGCACGCAGATGAAGGAAGCACGATTACCGTCAACATTGAGAGTCAAGGGCAGACCAACAGATTCAGCATTCAGAATCAGGGTGAACCCATTCCGGAGGATCAGCTGGAGCAGATCTGGGAACGGTTCTACCGGGCTGAACCCTCCCGCAGCCGGCTGACGGGAGGAACCGGACTGGGGCTATCCATTGCCAAACGGATTCTGGATATGCATGGCTGCCGGTATGCAGTGGAAAACATAGAGAATGGTGTCTGTTTTAGTATGTACTTTGAAGGCTGA
- a CDS encoding response regulator transcription factor, which produces MKKKLLLVEDEIRIRELVSDYFIQNGWEVCEADNGQDALLWFDSLMPDLLILDIMMPRLNGFEVCRELRRKSAIPIILLTAKSADDDKIYGFEAGADDYVTKPFSPKVLVARANALMKRVEGGHLPDSGIIKFGSAVFNTLAHRLEVGSAEVELAPKEYELLGLLIRNKGIVVSRDTILSRVWGVEFDGDSRVVDSHIKKLRSKLGIESRCIRTVIGTGYMFEEEA; this is translated from the coding sequence TTGAAGAAGAAGCTTCTGCTCGTGGAGGATGAGATCCGGATCCGTGAGCTGGTGTCAGACTATTTCATACAAAACGGCTGGGAAGTCTGCGAAGCAGACAACGGGCAGGATGCACTGCTCTGGTTCGATTCCCTGATGCCGGATCTGCTGATTCTGGATATTATGATGCCCAGGCTGAACGGGTTCGAGGTATGCCGGGAGCTGCGCAGGAAATCGGCGATTCCAATTATTCTGCTGACGGCAAAGTCTGCAGATGATGATAAAATATATGGTTTTGAAGCCGGGGCGGACGATTATGTAACGAAGCCGTTCAGTCCCAAGGTGCTGGTTGCGCGGGCCAATGCACTGATGAAGCGGGTGGAAGGCGGGCATCTGCCGGATTCCGGCATCATCAAATTCGGCTCTGCGGTCTTTAATACGCTTGCCCACCGGCTGGAGGTCGGAAGTGCCGAGGTGGAGCTGGCCCCCAAGGAATATGAGCTGTTAGGGCTGCTGATCCGCAATAAAGGGATTGTCGTCTCCCGCGATACCATTCTCAGCCGGGTCTGGGGCGTTGAATTTGACGGGGATTCCCGGGTTGTGGACAGCCATATCAAGAAGCTGCGCAGCAAGCTGGGGATAGAGTCACGCTGTATCCGTACGGTGATCGGCACGGGATATATGTTTGAGGAAGAAGCATGA
- a CDS encoding methyltransferase domain-containing protein, with protein sequence MQEQLARANKAAWETKAYQAWVQHHGTPEELAETLKNDPRHPLRYWLKYIGNPSGKRVLNLLGSHGRKAIPLALLGAEVSVVDISAENRQYASEVAAAAGVELNYICADVLHIPDENSLGQFDYVLMEFGILHYFTDLKPLFSLVNRRLGVNGRLLLTDFHPFARAWKKTETLRQPTGRYFDDTVREGEVAFARLLPEAERSGLAHVLTKAWTVGDILGAIAANGLYIRTFEEIPNSADPGFPEFYTLIADKIDVQLSPLNPRI encoded by the coding sequence ATGCAGGAACAACTGGCACGTGCCAACAAAGCGGCGTGGGAAACGAAGGCTTATCAGGCTTGGGTACAGCATCACGGGACTCCGGAGGAGCTTGCCGAAACATTGAAGAACGACCCCCGGCATCCGCTGCGCTACTGGTTGAAGTACATAGGTAATCCGTCCGGCAAAAGAGTGCTTAATCTGCTCGGCTCCCACGGCAGAAAAGCGATACCGTTAGCGCTGCTTGGTGCGGAAGTGAGCGTGGTCGACATCTCTGCGGAGAATCGCCAGTATGCAAGTGAGGTGGCGGCTGCCGCGGGTGTGGAGCTGAATTATATTTGCGCGGATGTTCTGCATATCCCTGATGAAAACTCGCTTGGTCAATTTGATTATGTGCTGATGGAGTTTGGAATTTTGCATTATTTTACTGATCTGAAGCCTTTATTCTCGCTGGTTAACCGCAGGCTGGGGGTGAATGGCCGGCTGCTGCTGACGGATTTTCATCCGTTTGCCAGAGCGTGGAAGAAGACGGAGACGCTCCGCCAGCCGACAGGCCGTTATTTTGACGATACAGTCCGTGAAGGTGAGGTTGCCTTTGCCAGGCTGCTTCCGGAAGCAGAACGTTCGGGTCTAGCCCATGTGCTGACAAAAGCCTGGACGGTGGGGGACATACTGGGTGCGATAGCTGCAAACGGGCTGTATATCCGGACCTTTGAAGAAATTCCCAATTCCGCAGACCCGGGTTTTCCTGAGTTCTATACACTTATTGCCGACAAAATCGATGTGCAGCTGTCTCCGCTAAATCCCCGAATATAG
- a CDS encoding RNA polymerase sigma factor, protein MQRSMTRPGNHVIKSYEAYSDMLFRIAMVHLGRRQDAEEAVQDTFIKLMEKAPDFSDSEHQKAWLIRVLTNTCKTMLGRGWRKREVKLDGAEALAADGPMDLALLQLVMALPLKYKTVIHLYYYEDYSVQKISSILQISESAVKMRLQRGRQQLKLELEGAENE, encoded by the coding sequence ATGCAGCGATCCATGACCCGGCCGGGAAATCATGTGATAAAGAGTTACGAAGCTTACTCAGATATGCTATTCAGAATTGCTATGGTCCATCTGGGCAGACGCCAGGACGCCGAGGAGGCCGTTCAGGATACATTCATTAAGCTGATGGAAAAAGCGCCGGATTTTAGTGACTCCGAGCACCAGAAAGCGTGGCTGATCCGCGTGCTGACCAACACCTGCAAAACAATGCTCGGCAGAGGCTGGCGCAAGCGCGAGGTTAAGCTGGACGGTGCCGAAGCGCTGGCTGCAGACGGTCCTATGGATCTGGCGCTGCTGCAGCTCGTAATGGCACTGCCATTGAAGTATAAGACAGTGATCCACCTCTACTACTACGAGGATTATTCGGTCCAGAAAATCAGCAGTATTCTGCAAATTAGTGAATCTGCTGTGAAGATGCGGCTTCAGCGGGGACGGCAGCAATTAAAACTGGAGCTGGAAGGAGCGGAAAACGAGTGA
- a CDS encoding GNAT family N-acetyltransferase, whose protein sequence is MIIRTFTEQDTTQIVALFYGTVHSINKRDYSQEQLNAWAAYEDESLRLNTWKVALSQNLSYVAEINTEIAGFADMTQAGHLDRLFVHKDYQRQGVASALVSTLEAEARRLGLVEIDTEASITAKPFFEQSGYRVVRRQTVERRGVQLENFVMVKRLL, encoded by the coding sequence ATGATAATCAGAACCTTCACCGAGCAGGACACCACACAGATTGTCGCTCTTTTCTACGGGACAGTACATTCGATAAACAAACGGGATTACTCTCAGGAACAACTTAACGCCTGGGCGGCGTATGAGGATGAGAGTCTGCGGCTTAACACATGGAAGGTAGCTCTAAGCCAAAATCTCAGCTATGTTGCGGAGATAAATACTGAGATTGCCGGGTTTGCCGATATGACGCAGGCGGGGCATTTGGACAGGCTTTTTGTACATAAGGATTATCAGCGGCAGGGAGTTGCGTCGGCACTGGTGAGTACACTGGAGGCGGAGGCGCGCAGACTGGGTTTAGTTGAGATCGATACGGAAGCGAGCATAACGGCAAAGCCCTTTTTTGAACAGTCGGGTTACCGGGTGGTCAGGCGGCAGACGGTGGAACGCAGAGGAGTGCAGCTGGAGAATTTTGTGATGGTAAAAAGGTTGCTATGA
- a CDS encoding transcription initiation factor TFIIIB: MNQAQTACKACGRTEFVKGKLNNGYARVMPINKPFSWGSGVIYTFCKRCGEIASMKIENPEKF, encoded by the coding sequence ATGAACCAAGCACAAACAGCTTGTAAAGCATGCGGGAGGACTGAATTTGTCAAAGGCAAGTTAAATAACGGGTATGCCCGGGTCATGCCGATTAATAAGCCTTTTTCATGGGGCTCGGGCGTTATTTATACATTTTGTAAAAGATGCGGCGAAATCGCTTCGATGAAAATTGAGAATCCGGAGAAGTTTTGA
- a CDS encoding cohesin domain-containing protein: MVKANDPNAGAPGYRSGLAYLQPSSKDRMTVNSYRLNGTGTFVLYLYDSSWKELSKQTITADDKIHTITTVSGVFQASIFNTSNTAVARVYEFDMFGTVQDYTPPGIPSGLTGSANDGQVILNWNANSESDIAGYKVYNNGVLYTTVTTTTSTVTGLNNGTDYTFAVSAIDKAGNESGKANLVLAPTPLASPTPAATPEPTPLPTPVATASPSPEPTATPAPTATPEPTPSSTPIGTATPAPSEAPTLDVTIMPEKIGLGKEFTADISLKNVNNIYAEDLELKYDKEHLQYLGFEEVTGYKVYNKPMDQNGTIRFIVASQGEAYGINEDTVILKLRFKAKAPGTAVVDSTKARIADTEEEYDLEAMNCLEDNIIIEATDVNKSGKFTLVDLAIDARYFKYFAADVDPVKYNAQQAGDEYVNDDDLLYIVEQILDNPDYLPNT; this comes from the coding sequence TTGGTTAAAGCGAATGATCCCAATGCAGGTGCTCCCGGTTATAGATCGGGTTTAGCTTATTTACAACCTAGCTCAAAAGATCGGATGACGGTTAATAGCTACCGTTTGAATGGTACAGGGACTTTTGTCCTCTATTTGTATGACAGCAGCTGGAAAGAATTAAGTAAACAGACAATAACTGCAGATGACAAAATACATACGATTACAACAGTTTCAGGCGTATTTCAGGCTTCTATTTTTAACACATCGAACACAGCTGTTGCAAGAGTTTATGAATTCGACATGTTTGGCACTGTACAAGATTATACACCTCCAGGCATACCGTCAGGACTTACAGGAAGTGCAAATGATGGTCAGGTCATTTTGAATTGGAATGCCAATAGCGAAAGCGATATCGCGGGTTACAAGGTCTATAACAATGGAGTACTTTACACTACTGTTACAACCACAACGTCAACGGTAACTGGTCTGAACAATGGTACGGATTATACTTTTGCCGTATCGGCCATAGATAAAGCAGGAAATGAGTCGGGCAAGGCTAATTTAGTTTTGGCCCCCACTCCGTTAGCCTCGCCAACACCGGCAGCCACACCGGAACCGACACCATTACCAACACCGGTAGCGACAGCTTCACCATCACCAGAACCAACAGCTACGCCAGCACCGACAGCCACACCGGAACCCACACCATCATCAACACCCATAGGGACAGCTACGCCAGCACCATCAGAAGCGCCTACTCTTGACGTAACCATCATGCCTGAAAAAATCGGTTTGGGTAAAGAATTTACAGCTGACATTTCCCTCAAAAATGTGAACAATATTTATGCTGAAGACCTCGAATTGAAGTATGATAAAGAGCATCTGCAATATCTGGGTTTTGAAGAAGTAACCGGCTATAAAGTCTACAATAAGCCAATGGATCAAAACGGAACCATACGCTTTATCGTAGCCAGCCAAGGGGAAGCATACGGCATCAACGAGGATACAGTTATTTTAAAACTAAGGTTTAAAGCAAAAGCACCGGGTACTGCAGTCGTCGATTCTACAAAGGCAAGGATTGCTGATACCGAAGAGGAATATGATTTAGAAGCAATGAATTGTTTGGAAGATAACATCATTATAGAAGCAACTGACGTCAACAAATCAGGCAAATTCACTCTTGTGGATCTTGCCATAGATGCAAGATATTTTAAGTATTTTGCTGCAGATGTTGACCCGGTAAAGTACAACGCGCAGCAGGCCGGCGATGAATACGTGAATGATGATGATTTGCTGTATATTGTAGAGCAAATCCTAGACAATCCGGATTACCTGCCCAACACATAG